The Deferribacterota bacterium genomic sequence ACCAAAAAATGTTAAAGAAGGTGGAAGTATTTTTTTTAAAACATGGTGAGATTACAATATTTGTAGGCAGATTAATACCCACTATTAGGCAGTATATATCAATTCCTGCGGGGCTTGCTAAAATGAATATTTATAAATTTTCAATATATACATCAATTGGGGCATTTATTTGGGTTACAATATTAACATACATTGGTTACTTTATAGGTAATAATCTCCCCTTGATAAAAAAACAATTAAACTTAGTTATAATTTTTTTGTTGCCATTATTATTTTTATTGGTTATATATTATATAGTCATGTATAAAAGGAAGGGTGAA encodes the following:
- a CDS encoding DedA family protein, giving the protein YLCSKGAMSIYLVIIFGTLGSLFGALINYYLSYTIGLPFLLKYGRFIFINQKMLKKVEVFFLKHGEITIFVGRLIPTIRQYISIPAGLAKMNIYKFSIYTSIGAFIWVTILTYIGYFIGNNLPLIKKQLNLVIIFLLPLLFLLVIYYIVMYKRKGEKIQ